Proteins encoded together in one Oncorhynchus masou masou isolate Uvic2021 chromosome 3, UVic_Omas_1.1, whole genome shotgun sequence window:
- the LOC135508152 gene encoding inhibin beta C chain, translated as MPSSVALRFLFSWVALLSSLHQGEGRPRLAKDSTPHLGQEESQRALLLEAVKTGILSSVGMEKEPRPRESASEEELRRMHQLYRETLRQLTGNSSQGGKSRHSPCRRSTLLLPVTVEPFKVLRTDEEHTSDVLWYRAVFHKNPNIRKDLTLAWAELKLYRQLLDGSKAAEPKISEEVHVKIYETKPLNSSLLIHTETLVQTVATRTGDLTLDIRTVVEKWRGRTDGPSLVVEVGLAIEEGTDPKRTPQMVLEVDLVEPRSAGRRRRTRSNKEDNCDEDGRCCRKSVNVSFKEIGWSDWVVAPDGYNMHFCDGSCPHNYKPASMHAQVKSRLHHINKGATPRPCCVPAAYEPMVLMHYDSRGKLKLTPFNDLIVSKCHCA; from the exons ATGCCTAGCTCAGTCGCATTGCGTTTTCTCTTCTCTTGGGTGGCCCTCCTCTCCAGCCTCCATCAGGGGGAGGGCCGGCCCCGCCTGGCCAAAGACAGTACACCCCACCTGGGACAAGAGGAGAGCCAGAGGGCCCTGCTCCTGGAGGCAGTGAAGACAGGCATCTTGAGCTCCGTGGGGATGGAGAAGGAGCCCAGGCCCAGGGAATCGGCTTCAGAGGAGGAGCTGAGGAGGATGCATCAGCTCTACAGGGAAACACTGAGACAGCTGACAGGGAACTCCAGTCAGGGGGGGAAATCCCGGCATTCCCCTTGTAGGAGATCCACCCTGCTTCTCCCAGTCACAG TGGAGCCTTTCAAAGTGCTTCGGACTGATGAGGAACACACTTCAGATGTGCTTTGGTACAGAGCTGTCTTCCACAAGAACCCAAACATCAGGAAGGATCTCACTTTGGCCTGGGCTGAGCtgaagctctacagacaattgtTGGATGGCTCGAAAGCTGCCGAGCCCAAGATTAGTGAAGAGGTTCATGTTAAGATCTATGAGACGAAACCGCTGAACTCTTCTCTATTGATTCACACAGAGACCCTTGTTCAGACGGTCGCTACAAGAACTGGAGATTTGACTTTGGACATCAGAACTGTTGTTGAAAAGTGGAGAGGGAGGACGGACGGCCCCTCTCTGGTTGTGGAAGTAGGACTGGCCATCGAAGAGGGTACTGATCCCAAGAGGACCCCTCAGATGGTCCTGGAGGTAGACCTTGTAGAGCCTAGATCAGCAGGCAGAAGGAGACGGACTCGCTCCAACAAAGAAGACAACTGCGATGAAGACGGTCGCTGCTGCCGAAAGTCTGTCAACGTGTCCTTCAAGGAGATTGGCTGGTCAGACTGGGTCGTTGCCCCCGATGGTTACAACATGCACTTCTGTGACGGCTCCTGCCCCCACAACTACAAGCCAGCTAGCATGCACGCGCAGGTGAAGTCTCGTCTTCATCACATCAACAAGGGAGCAACACCTCGGCCCTGTTGTGTGCCGGCAGCCTATGAACCTATGGTCCTCATGCACTACGACAGTCGGGGAAAGTTGAAGCTCACACCCTTCAATGACTTGATTGTCAGCAAATGCCACTGTGCTTGA